Proteins co-encoded in one Betaproteobacteria bacterium genomic window:
- a CDS encoding AAA family ATPase encodes MYYDFFGLKRPPFKITPDTAFFFEGGNRGAVLEALLYAIAQGEGIIKVTGEVGSGKTMLCRVLLHRLDQTVDVVYLANPSVAPNEILHAIAFELSLKIPREASRVEVLHTLQNYLVSRHAKGHQVVLFVEESQRMPLETLEEIRLLSNLETSDHKLLQIVLFGQPELDENLKQPHIRQLRERITYSFDLGPLKHDEIAQYLSFRLRAAGYRGPALFSKAVVDVIAEASKGLTRRVNIIADKAMLAAFTENTHTLGVKHVRSAIADSEFSRGESNRSSGVLPMSGKWLVAGGAALAVLGIVGWLLWTARPATVTSLVNEPAASPSPSGSIAQEPMARPMPAGYVPSAASPAAPVAGPNVEPIAPARSPAEATIPLSSQTASIASAPAASDFVATRIVESVAWLKAQNPDAFSIQILTGADEEYLKSYFRNLPKSVERDRFFVYRTSADARPLYTVVFGSFAGQREANEALWTLPPELTRFRPYARSFRVIRSEVEAASVAGLE; translated from the coding sequence ATGTATTACGACTTTTTCGGCCTGAAGCGCCCACCCTTCAAGATCACGCCAGATACCGCCTTTTTTTTCGAGGGTGGGAATCGTGGTGCAGTGCTGGAAGCCCTGCTGTACGCGATCGCGCAGGGAGAGGGAATCATCAAGGTCACGGGCGAAGTCGGAAGCGGCAAGACAATGCTCTGCCGGGTGCTGCTTCACCGGCTGGACCAGACCGTGGACGTCGTGTACCTGGCCAACCCAAGCGTGGCCCCCAACGAGATTCTCCACGCCATTGCGTTCGAACTGTCTCTCAAGATTCCTCGTGAGGCGAGCCGCGTCGAGGTGCTCCACACCCTGCAGAACTACCTTGTCTCGCGTCATGCCAAAGGGCACCAGGTGGTCCTCTTCGTGGAGGAATCCCAGCGCATGCCCTTGGAGACGCTCGAGGAGATCCGGCTCCTATCCAATCTCGAGACAAGCGATCACAAACTGCTCCAGATTGTGCTCTTCGGGCAGCCGGAACTGGATGAGAACCTCAAGCAGCCGCACATCAGGCAACTCCGGGAGCGCATCACATACAGCTTCGATCTGGGGCCTCTCAAGCACGACGAGATCGCCCAGTACCTGTCGTTCCGGCTGAGAGCCGCGGGCTATAGAGGTCCCGCCCTCTTCTCCAAAGCGGTTGTCGATGTCATCGCGGAGGCGTCGAAGGGACTGACGCGGCGCGTCAACATCATCGCGGACAAGGCAATGCTCGCGGCATTCACCGAGAACACTCACACCCTTGGCGTCAAGCATGTTCGAAGCGCCATCGCCGACAGCGAATTCAGCCGTGGAGAGTCCAACCGCTCCTCAGGCGTTCTGCCGATGTCCGGGAAGTGGCTCGTCGCTGGCGGCGCCGCCCTCGCCGTATTGGGGATCGTGGGCTGGCTTCTGTGGACAGCCAGACCGGCAACGGTAACCTCGCTCGTGAACGAACCGGCTGCCAGCCCCTCGCCATCAGGGTCGATTGCCCAAGAGCCAATGGCGCGGCCCATGCCGGCCGGGTACGTCCCTTCAGCTGCTTCTCCTGCGGCACCGGTTGCAGGACCCAATGTGGAACCAATCGCCCCGGCACGATCACCCGCGGAGGCGACAATTCCTTTGTCATCTCAGACCGCGAGCATTGCCTCGGCTCCCGCCGCCAGTGATTTCGTTGCCACGAGAATCGTCGAAAGCGTGGCATGGCTGAAGGCCCAGAACCCGGATGCCTTCTCCATCCAGATACTGACCGGCGCCGATGAGGAGTACCTCAAGAGCTATTTCAGGAACCTTCCCAAATCTGTTGAAAGGGATAGATTTTTTGTGTACCGTACCTCGGCAGACGCGAGACCGTTGTACACGGTGGTCTTCGGCAGCTTCGCCGGTCAGCGCGAGGCGAACGAAGCGTTGTGGACCTTGCCCCCCGAACTCACCCGATTCCGCCCATATGCGCGGAGTTTCCGTGTGATCCGTTCCGAGGTGGAGGCCGCATCCGTCGCGGGCTTGGAATAG
- a CDS encoding secretin N-terminal domain-containing protein, which translates to MVSPSVPAPRPQQKLPTYSVVVNEVPLKDLLFALARDTKQNIDVHPALSGLVSLNAIDETLPAILERISKQVNLRWKQEGRTIYVVPDTPYVKSYRVNYVNVTRETDSTVAVSGQIATVTTGGAGGAAGGGGATGGTGGGNNASTATVTTKSRNDFWETLERNLKSMLSATRAQAMSADERSARAEAAKAQREERIAQAEAVARAGDNAKDLFSSVFANQPALPLPGDVANEVAVNSIAGTVTVMATERQHQLVQEYLDSVMASAQRQVLIEATIVEVELSRNYQAGVDWGRVASSKGAGIEFSQTLVGTTRLAAAPVTALTYGANTRNGIFAAIKLLEQFGNARVLSSPKVMALNNQTALLKVVRNIVYFQVQQQISQATSVGGQNLQATTTIARTVPIGLVMSLTPQINEAGTVSLTVRPTVTSQVGSARDPNPAITIESVIPIVEIREIESVLQLSSGQTAILGGLIKDEVRRNRDQVPGIGNTRAGDLFAYRNDSTTKTELVIFLRPTVVKAPSVEAGDLRFLRSQLPRAEQFDAVTDSPKSP; encoded by the coding sequence GTGGTATCACCCAGCGTACCCGCCCCCAGACCACAGCAGAAACTTCCCACCTACAGCGTAGTGGTCAACGAGGTGCCGTTGAAGGACCTCCTGTTTGCGCTGGCTCGCGACACCAAACAGAACATCGACGTCCATCCGGCATTGTCCGGCTTGGTCAGCCTGAATGCCATCGACGAGACCCTCCCGGCCATCCTCGAACGGATTTCCAAGCAGGTGAACCTGCGCTGGAAGCAGGAAGGCCGGACGATCTACGTCGTGCCCGACACGCCGTACGTGAAGTCGTACCGGGTCAACTACGTGAACGTGACCCGGGAAACGGATTCCACCGTGGCAGTATCGGGGCAGATCGCTACGGTGACGACGGGAGGTGCAGGGGGTGCAGCGGGCGGGGGAGGCGCAACGGGTGGTACTGGCGGGGGCAACAACGCATCCACTGCCACCGTGACGACCAAGTCCCGCAACGACTTCTGGGAAACGCTCGAAAGGAACCTGAAGAGCATGCTCTCCGCCACCCGTGCCCAGGCGATGTCCGCGGACGAGCGGTCGGCGCGCGCGGAGGCGGCCAAGGCCCAGCGCGAAGAAAGGATTGCACAGGCCGAGGCCGTGGCCCGAGCCGGCGACAACGCCAAGGATCTGTTTTCCAGCGTATTCGCGAATCAGCCTGCATTGCCCCTGCCCGGTGACGTTGCCAACGAAGTGGCCGTGAATTCGATTGCCGGGACTGTCACGGTGATGGCCACCGAGCGTCAGCACCAGTTGGTTCAGGAGTATCTGGATTCGGTGATGGCGTCAGCCCAGCGACAGGTCCTGATCGAAGCAACCATCGTGGAAGTCGAGCTTTCACGCAACTATCAGGCGGGAGTCGACTGGGGTCGAGTCGCGTCTTCCAAGGGAGCAGGAATAGAATTTTCCCAAACCCTGGTTGGAACCACTCGTCTTGCGGCGGCGCCGGTGACCGCTCTCACGTATGGCGCAAACACCCGTAACGGCATCTTCGCCGCGATCAAGCTGCTCGAGCAGTTCGGCAATGCCCGGGTGCTTTCGAGCCCCAAGGTGATGGCGCTCAACAATCAAACTGCGTTGCTCAAGGTCGTGCGCAACATCGTGTACTTTCAAGTGCAGCAGCAGATATCGCAAGCTACATCGGTGGGCGGCCAGAACCTCCAGGCGACGACGACGATTGCTCGAACCGTGCCCATCGGTTTGGTAATGTCACTCACGCCTCAGATCAACGAAGCGGGCACAGTCAGTCTGACGGTGCGTCCCACGGTGACCAGCCAAGTGGGTTCAGCCAGGGATCCCAATCCCGCCATCACCATTGAAAGCGTGATCCCGATCGTTGAGATCCGCGAAATCGAATCGGTCCTGCAGTTGTCGAGTGGCCAAACCGCAATCCTCGGCGGACTGATCAAGGACGAGGTCCGGCGCAACCGTGACCAGGTGCCGGGCATCGGAAACACTCGTGCGGGCGATCTCTTCGCCTACAGGAACGACTCGACGACCAAGACCGAACTGGTGATCTTCCTGCGGCCCACCGTCGTCAAGGCGCCGTCCGTTGAAGCGGGCGATTTGCGGTTCCTCCGCTCGCAGCTTCCCCGGGCGGAGCAGTTCGATGCGGTGACGGATTCGCCGAAGTCGCCATGA
- a CDS encoding tetratricopeptide repeat protein, with product MISQQVGEAYASLQRGDAARAQSLYESVLAKDHRNVDSLLGLAATAWRQGNSEKASDYYYRVLELEPQNAAAQAGLIGIAGRVDPLASETRLKQLIAREPSGFLYAALGHVHAEQNQWAAAQQAYFQAFQMEPTNPDYAFNLAVGLEHLGQQPLAVGYYRQALDLARARGFAGFDRKQVVTRLGKLGAPVE from the coding sequence GTGATCAGCCAGCAGGTCGGTGAAGCCTATGCGTCCCTGCAGCGAGGAGATGCGGCGAGAGCACAGTCCCTCTACGAGTCCGTCCTCGCCAAGGACCACCGCAATGTCGATTCTCTCCTCGGCCTGGCGGCCACGGCTTGGCGCCAGGGCAATTCCGAGAAGGCCAGCGACTACTACTACCGTGTGCTGGAACTCGAACCCCAGAATGCGGCCGCTCAGGCGGGGCTCATCGGAATCGCTGGACGTGTGGATCCTCTTGCCAGCGAGACGCGGCTGAAACAGCTGATCGCGCGCGAGCCTTCGGGCTTCCTCTATGCGGCCCTCGGTCACGTTCATGCCGAGCAGAATCAGTGGGCGGCCGCTCAGCAGGCGTACTTTCAGGCCTTCCAGATGGAACCCACGAACCCCGACTACGCCTTCAACCTGGCCGTGGGTCTGGAACATCTTGGTCAGCAACCACTCGCCGTGGGCTATTACCGCCAGGCACTGGATCTGGCGCGCGCCCGCGGTTTCGCCGGATTCGACCGGAAGCAAGTAGTGACACGCCTCGGCAAGCTCGGGGCACCAGTAGAATGA
- a CDS encoding type II/IV secretion system protein: MVQQGLITPDQLRIALTEQRAQKIPLGRLLVRLGFVTEGVIRDIMARTIGQEAIDLAQVVVDAEALKLVPQEFARRHHVLPIAFDSQTRTLVVAITDMLNVVVTDQLRASLPPDIQLRTLLAGEAQLEESIDHFYGYELSVDGILREIETGELDWQSLQGGGDEYTQPIVRLVGALLVDAVKRGSSDIHFEPEAAFLRVRYRIDGVLEQVRSLHKSYWPGIAVRLKVISGMNIAETRAPQDGRMSLNLNGRPIDFRVSSHPTIYGENIVLRVLDREKSIISLEQMRLPKPTVAKLHLMLARPEGILIITGPTGSGKTTTLYSLLSQVNVEGVNIMTLEDPVEYPVALMRQTSVGEAVKLDFANGIRSIMRQDPDIILVGEIRDKDTADMAFRAAMTGHQVFSTLHTNSALGAFPRLLDIGILPDIISGNVIGVIAQRLVRVLCAHCRIEYRPSLEEKHILGLAPESSVSLFRHREGGCRHCNHRGFRGRTAILEILPMDADLDELVARRATGREMRRVAAEKGFRLLAEEGIERVLDGTTSIAELSRSVDLTGRLL, translated from the coding sequence CTGGTGCAGCAGGGTCTCATCACGCCTGACCAGCTTCGGATCGCGCTTACCGAACAGCGCGCCCAGAAGATTCCGCTGGGCCGATTGCTCGTCCGACTGGGGTTTGTCACGGAGGGAGTGATCCGGGACATCATGGCCCGGACCATCGGTCAGGAGGCCATCGATCTGGCGCAGGTCGTGGTGGACGCCGAGGCCCTCAAACTCGTGCCTCAGGAGTTCGCCCGGCGGCATCACGTGCTGCCCATTGCGTTCGATTCGCAGACGCGCACCCTGGTCGTGGCAATCACCGACATGCTCAATGTCGTGGTCACCGACCAACTCCGCGCTTCGCTTCCTCCCGACATTCAGCTGCGGACTCTGCTGGCAGGCGAGGCCCAGCTCGAGGAATCGATCGATCACTTCTACGGATACGAACTCTCCGTAGACGGCATCCTGAGAGAGATCGAGACGGGCGAACTCGATTGGCAGAGTCTTCAGGGAGGTGGGGACGAATACACGCAGCCGATCGTGCGCCTGGTGGGTGCGCTCCTCGTCGATGCGGTGAAGCGTGGTTCGTCCGATATCCACTTCGAACCGGAAGCGGCATTCCTGCGCGTGCGCTATCGCATCGACGGCGTGTTGGAACAGGTTCGAAGTCTGCACAAGAGCTACTGGCCCGGCATCGCGGTTCGCTTGAAGGTCATCAGCGGCATGAACATCGCCGAGACCCGCGCACCGCAGGATGGCCGGATGTCACTCAACCTCAACGGCAGGCCGATCGATTTTCGGGTGTCGAGCCATCCGACGATTTACGGCGAGAACATCGTCCTTCGTGTTCTCGACCGCGAGAAGTCGATCATCAGCCTGGAGCAGATGCGACTGCCCAAGCCCACGGTCGCGAAACTGCACCTCATGCTTGCGCGGCCTGAGGGCATTCTCATCATCACGGGCCCCACCGGAAGCGGCAAGACGACCACCCTTTATTCGCTTCTTTCCCAGGTGAACGTCGAAGGCGTCAACATCATGACGCTGGAGGATCCGGTCGAATATCCCGTCGCTCTCATGCGGCAGACTTCGGTAGGCGAGGCGGTGAAACTCGACTTCGCGAACGGCATCCGGTCCATCATGCGCCAGGATCCGGACATCATCCTCGTGGGAGAGATTCGCGACAAGGACACCGCCGACATGGCGTTCCGCGCCGCCATGACCGGTCACCAAGTATTCTCCACGTTGCATACGAACTCCGCCTTGGGTGCCTTTCCGCGATTGCTCGACATCGGCATTCTTCCGGACATCATTTCCGGAAACGTCATCGGCGTCATTGCTCAGCGGCTGGTCCGGGTGCTGTGTGCGCATTGCCGGATCGAGTATCGACCGTCGCTGGAGGAAAAGCACATCCTGGGTCTGGCGCCTGAAAGCAGTGTTTCGCTCTTTCGTCATCGCGAGGGTGGCTGCCGACACTGCAATCACCGCGGCTTCCGGGGGCGAACCGCGATCCTGGAGATTCTTCCGATGGATGCCGATCTGGACGAGCTGGTGGCTCGCCGCGCCACGGGCCGGGAGATGCGCCGGGTAGCTGCGGAAAAAGGCTTCCGATTGCTGGCCGAGGAGGGCATCGAACGCGTGCTCGATGGCACGACCAGCATCGCTGAACTGTCCCGCTCCGTGGATCTCACGGGGCGGCTACTGTAG
- a CDS encoding prepilin-type N-terminal cleavage/methylation domain-containing protein has product MLKTRMSQSGFSLIELAIGLVIVATLLSALLVPLATARSTPVQ; this is encoded by the coding sequence ATGTTGAAGACACGAATGAGCCAAAGCGGTTTTTCCCTCATCGAGCTCGCCATTGGTCTGGTCATCGTGGCGACGCTTCTCTCGGCGCTGCTCGTGCCGCTTGCGACAGCTCGATCAACGCCGGTCCAGTGA
- a CDS encoding prepilin-type cleavage/methylation domain-containing protein: protein MLDAAREALLGYVIGQERFPCPASAASNGQEAFVVGPPAGTAANGMCAQYRGFLPAVTLGLSPLDRNGYQTDGFGGDANRLRYAVADVDFDANAKVYTATGKMKAIGMNLVSSANNRLWVCSAASTNDASCSAGVALANGNAIAVVLSVGKNGFDTVRVPDADEAENLDMANTNRVFVSRGQSDQAGNEFDDLAVWISPNIMISRLAAAGKL, encoded by the coding sequence TTGCTCGACGCGGCTCGCGAAGCGTTGCTGGGATATGTCATCGGTCAGGAACGGTTTCCGTGCCCCGCCTCCGCTGCGTCCAATGGGCAGGAAGCGTTTGTCGTGGGACCTCCGGCCGGTACGGCGGCCAACGGCATGTGCGCGCAATATCGTGGGTTCCTGCCGGCAGTAACGCTCGGCCTGTCGCCACTGGATCGCAACGGATATCAGACCGACGGGTTCGGTGGTGACGCTAATCGACTTCGCTATGCGGTGGCAGATGTGGACTTCGATGCCAATGCGAAGGTCTACACGGCGACGGGCAAGATGAAGGCTATTGGAATGAACCTTGTTTCTTCTGCGAACAACCGACTATGGGTATGTTCGGCCGCTTCCACGAACGATGCGAGTTGCTCTGCGGGTGTCGCGCTGGCGAACGGCAATGCGATTGCCGTCGTACTCTCCGTCGGGAAGAACGGTTTCGATACCGTTCGGGTTCCGGACGCGGACGAGGCCGAGAATCTTGACATGGCAAACACCAACAGGGTCTTCGTGAGTCGTGGGCAAAGTGATCAGGCCGGCAACGAGTTCGACGATCTTGCTGTGTGGATCTCGCCGAACATCATGATCAGCCGGTTGGCGGCCGCAGGAAAATTGTAA
- a CDS encoding HAMP domain-containing histidine kinase, translating to MRLLARLLGDYYDAKVREQDQRRTAYLQAIYETGSRVTHDVKNLLQSLRSLCAAAESGPDAESEALRRLIQRQLPQIAQRLQTTLDKLDTRRTVPIEMQSAAEWWRALTQRYAHEQIEFHYPVGALSATLPPELFDSVADNLVQNALEKRRRGEAARIQVVLEPIGDRRCRLQVNDDGQPMGTVLAARLFREPVVSETGLGVGLYQAARQAANQGYRLRLAHNRAGNVAFTLEPE from the coding sequence ATGAGGCTTCTCGCCAGGTTGTTGGGCGACTACTACGACGCGAAGGTTCGCGAACAGGATCAGCGACGCACGGCCTATCTGCAGGCCATCTACGAAACCGGTTCGCGCGTCACTCATGACGTCAAGAACCTGCTCCAATCGCTGCGTTCGTTGTGCGCCGCCGCCGAATCGGGCCCGGATGCCGAATCCGAAGCCTTGCGTCGGCTGATACAACGGCAACTTCCGCAGATTGCCCAGCGGCTGCAGACGACCCTCGACAAGCTGGACACCCGCAGAACGGTACCCATCGAGATGCAGTCCGCCGCAGAGTGGTGGCGAGCGCTGACGCAACGCTATGCGCACGAGCAGATCGAGTTTCACTACCCCGTCGGGGCGCTGTCGGCCACTCTTCCTCCGGAACTATTCGACAGCGTGGCGGACAACCTCGTGCAGAACGCGCTGGAAAAGCGGCGCAGGGGTGAGGCGGCGCGCATTCAGGTGGTTCTGGAGCCGATCGGCGATCGACGGTGCCGACTCCAGGTCAACGACGACGGCCAACCCATGGGGACAGTGCTTGCGGCGCGCTTGTTTCGGGAACCGGTCGTTTCCGAAACGGGTCTCGGAGTAGGTCTGTACCAGGCAGCGCGTCAGGCGGCCAACCAGGGATACCGCCTTCGCCTCGCGCACAACAGAGCGGGCAACGTTGCCTTTACCCTCGAGCCGGAGTGA
- a CDS encoding ABC transporter permease, with product MRRVWVIAGMALTEARRNRLPWIVLAMAAVVLASSLFARSLALTESARLHLALLASFARVAASFVVCLHVIGSALREQQDRITDYLLSVDLPRGVYLVGKASGYMMVALVVAIVFWMPVAAYAPGVPVFAWLLSLVLEVWIVAASAVFCAVTLNHFLLGTAFVMGLYVLSRTMSSLVLIATASPFLTTDGSQQALATVLRGIALLLPDLERFTRSDWLTGSPPDAPALLSISLEAITYIVVLVSAALLDLYRKNL from the coding sequence TTGCGACGCGTATGGGTCATTGCCGGCATGGCGTTGACCGAGGCTCGTCGCAATCGGCTGCCCTGGATTGTCCTGGCCATGGCGGCCGTCGTCCTGGCATCGAGCCTCTTCGCCCGCTCCCTTGCTCTCACGGAGTCGGCGAGACTCCATTTGGCCTTGCTTGCCTCCTTCGCCAGAGTCGCCGCTTCATTCGTGGTCTGCCTTCATGTCATCGGCAGCGCCCTTCGGGAACAGCAGGACCGCATCACCGACTATCTGCTCTCGGTGGATCTGCCCCGTGGCGTATATCTGGTGGGCAAGGCCTCGGGATACATGATGGTCGCGTTGGTGGTTGCGATCGTTTTCTGGATGCCCGTGGCCGCGTACGCGCCTGGCGTGCCAGTCTTCGCATGGCTCCTGTCGCTTGTGCTCGAAGTCTGGATCGTTGCTGCGTCGGCGGTCTTCTGCGCGGTGACGCTCAACCACTTCCTGCTGGGGACGGCGTTCGTGATGGGGCTCTACGTTCTTTCAAGGACCATGTCGTCCTTGGTGCTGATCGCCACGGCCAGCCCGTTCCTGACGACCGATGGGTCGCAGCAGGCGCTGGCGACGGTGCTTCGTGGCATTGCCCTGCTGCTTCCCGATCTCGAACGATTCACGCGATCGGACTGGCTTACAGGATCTCCGCCCGATGCGCCCGCTCTGCTCTCCATCTCACTGGAAGCGATCACGTACATCGTGGTTCTGGTATCGGCGGCGCTCCTGGATCTCTACCGGAAGAATCTCTGA
- a CDS encoding prepilin-type N-terminal cleavage/methylation domain-containing protein, translating to MKAAHRQRGFTLVEIAIVLVIIGLLLGGILKGQELITSARVRNLISQQDGIKAAFYGFQDRYRALPGDYQLAAQNLGGTGTISFGNGDGRVQNGVTPVGGSVADEANLVWEHMTRAGFLNGNFTYAAGAPTDASTPKNPYGAFVQLVYDNTYGAGGGPARHNLKTGSQVPVEIMAEVDRKTDDGNPLTGSFVFSAFGGTGTALKATRSAMSLPQVAGNSAVRQK from the coding sequence ATGAAAGCTGCACATCGCCAGCGCGGATTCACGCTGGTCGAAATCGCCATCGTGCTGGTCATCATCGGGCTGCTGCTCGGCGGGATCCTCAAGGGCCAGGAACTGATCACGAGCGCCCGCGTGCGCAACCTCATTTCCCAGCAGGACGGGATCAAGGCGGCGTTCTACGGATTCCAGGACAGGTATCGGGCGCTGCCTGGTGACTATCAACTGGCCGCTCAGAACCTGGGGGGTACGGGCACCATCTCTTTCGGCAACGGCGATGGCCGGGTGCAGAACGGCGTGACTCCCGTTGGCGGTAGCGTGGCGGACGAAGCCAACCTGGTCTGGGAACACATGACGCGGGCGGGCTTCCTCAATGGGAACTTCACCTATGCGGCGGGAGCTCCCACGGATGCCAGCACTCCGAAGAACCCCTACGGCGCTTTCGTGCAACTCGTCTATGACAACACCTACGGAGCGGGAGGAGGCCCGGCCCGGCATAACCTCAAGACAGGCAGTCAGGTACCCGTCGAAATCATGGCGGAAGTCGACCGCAAGACGGACGACGGGAATCCGCTCACAGGTTCCTTCGTGTTTTCGGCGTTCGGTGGGACCGGGACTGCCCTCAAGGCGACACGTTCTGCTATGTCGCTGCCACAAGTAGCTGGAAACTCAGCGGTGCGACAGAAGTGA